The following DNA comes from Eubalaena glacialis isolate mEubGla1 chromosome 1, mEubGla1.1.hap2.+ XY, whole genome shotgun sequence.
CGTGGCCCACTGAATGTGGCGGGCCATGACAGGGGGCTTCGCACTGGTCTAAGTCATCCAGGATTAGGGAGGGGGTCTTGTGGGCCAAAAGATCCTGCTGGTGGTCTCAGGCAGCTGGTCTGTGcccatcctctgccctccccagggTGGCGTGAAGAAGGCCCCCTTGTGCCTGGTGGAAGCCTCCCAGACTCCAAGGGCTCCCATCCTGATCCCAGGAGAGCATGGATCTGCTTGGTTCTCTCTGGAGTTGAGGAAAAAGGACCCTAAACAAACCGAGCTTCTGCCTCCTACTCACTGTGTGGCCTTCAGCAAATGCCTCCCCATCATCCCCAAGGACGGAGCCACGTGGCCTCCGTTTCCTGGCCCGTCCAATGAGGGCGCTGGGTGGGGTGATCTCTAAGTGCTCCGAGCCCCAGCTTTCCCACGTGAAGACCTGCAGCGGGCTCAGCAGAGGCAGGAATCCTGGGGCCCACGGTGACCACGCATCCCACAGGGCCGGCGGCTGGAGGAGGTGCGGCTCAAGCCCATCCTTGCCAGTGCCAAGAGGCAGAGCCTGGTGACCGAGGGAGCTGTGGAGGTGAAGTACGAGGGCCACTGGCGGCAGGTGTGTGACCAGGGCTGGACCAGGAACAACAGCAGGGTGGTGTGCGGGATGCTGGGCTTCCCCAGCGAGGCGCCTGTCGTCAGCCACTACTACAGGTAGGAGGACGGCTGGCTGGAGGGCCGCGCGGAAGGCGGGGTCGTGGaagcggctgtgtgtgcgcgcgcgcgcacgtgCACGTGTCTGTGTGTGACGTGGGACCTTGCAGACTGCAGTGAGATTGGCAGGAGTAGTGTCTGTGGGAGGACGTTCAGTGGGTGTTGGGATTGGGAGGGAAACAGGCCCAGTGGAGCAATGTGCCTGGGTTTCCTGGGTTATGGATCCCTCAGTAATTAAGACAAGAGTGAGGATGAACTTGGAGACCCCGGGAAATGTCTAgaaacaatcagaaaataaacATCGTCCTGGCCAATCAGATAAAAAGAATTGACTATAGTACAGAATACTCCCcaaatgaaatgtaaataaatgtaaaattgtgtCCCTGATTAAAAAATTAGACCTAACTAGTAAAGTAAAGGTACAGTGCTGCCCACAAGTCCAGATGGCCTGGGTTCTGGTCTAAGCTTTGCCAACAACGAGCTGTGGGCCTTTGTAGGGCATCTGGGCCTCAATTATCCAATCCGCAGGGAACTGTCTGAACTTTGTCTCAGTGAATTTCCTCAACTGTGATCCAAGCCAGGCTCTGACTGGGTTGCATCCAAGCCAGACGTGGGGTGGGGCGGCATTTGGAAgaggaaacataaaaatattgtcAGAAACGTGACAGAACTGTCCCAAGATTGCATCAGCATATAAATGATGATGAGTCATAGTCCTACCAGCTCTGTCAGTGAAAACGTCGTATGTTTCTCATCAAGGGATAAACCTCCCACAAAGCATCTGAGTCATCTACCCTTGCCCATCCCCAATCACTTTTAGTTGTTCTGTCCTGTGTCTCTGACTTAGATGACCCTGGTTTCCAAGCCCAGCCACGTGGCCCCATCCTTGAGGATGACTGGGATCTGGGTCACTGACTCCCTGCTGCCGGGTAATTGCACATCTGGGCCTGGCTGGCTCGCCTACCTCCCCTGAGGAGGGCAGCCCTGATTATAGCCTCAGTATCTCTGCCGGGGCAGCCCCCACCAGAAAGGCCTTCAACTTCCACCTGTCCCCAGAGGACTTTCCCCAGGGCCTCTTTTCTCCGGTTGCTCCCTGAAGGCTGCCCTTCCTCTGGACTGGGGGAAGGGCGAGCTTGGAGCTGCCCACCCCAGGGCAGCCCGGTGCAGAAGAGACACCCACTTTGGGCTTAGTCAAGGGAACTTGCTCGCCCTGCTTTCCttccctgtaaaatggagatcatcGTTATCTGTGGGGTGGCCACTCTCTCAGGACTGTGGTGAAGCTCAGCATTGAAATAAGATTAATGAACAAGTTTACAAACTGTGAGTCTAGTACAAACTCAGGGACAACTATGAGGAGCCAGGGTGACAGCGGGTAGGGCTTCTGCACCCACTCGACTCCCCACCTGTTTGCTCCCATCCAGGAAAGTCTGGAATTCGAAGATGAAGGATCCCAAGTCTAGGTAAGGAGCAGCCCCCTCAGGGGAGGATGCGAAGGGGTGTGGCATGAAGGGCCtgcttcccctcccttctcctcccctccagtcccctctcccctccccagtgcCTTGGCCTCCCTGAGTCCTGAGCACAACCCTcaacccctcccctgccctcagtCTCCCTTGTCTTCCAGACTGAAGAGCCTGACAAAGAAGAATTCCTTCTGGATCCACCGGGTCAACTGCCTGGGAACAGAGCCCCACATGGCCAACTGCCAGGTGCAGGTGGCACCAGCCCAGGGCAAGCTGCGGCCGGCCTGCCCGGGGGGCATGCACGCTGTGGTCAGCTGTGTGGCAGGGCCCCGCTTCCGCCCTCTGAAGGCGAAGCCCGGGCGCAAGGAGTCCTGGGCAGAGGTGGGTCCCATGCAGGCCTGGAGGCACAGGCCCCACTCACAGGACCCTGCCCCACGGGGAGGCACTGacggggaggcaggggaggagcgGCGAACCACCCCTATCAAGGGGGCATCCGTTCAGACCGGGAGGAGGAGAGCAGCTCACGGAACGTAGAACTTTGGGATTTACTTAAAAGGGACATTTATAACCCTACCATAAACGGAAAGCTGACATCACTGGCCACAAATAGAAGGTAACCATAAAAACTGTAATTACATTGTAGCTACATCCCGCTGAGGGCCGAAGGTATGGAGCCCGAGCCTGGCCCTTCGTTATAAAAAGTAATGAGCAAGTGCTGGTGAGGCACTGGGGCAGGGCAGCACCACGTGAGATGGTCTCGATGAAATCGGAGTGGGCGGGAGGGCATTAAAACGGAAATGACTTGCCCACTGTGCGTTTCATTGACACACGTCCCCACGGGTCTCTAAAATCACAGATCTGCTGGGGAAGTGTTGCTCTGGGTTCAGCCCCAAAGGACAAAGCAGCAGTGAGGCTGGGCAAGAGGAAGGGACTCGCCTAGTGAGCAGGGGGCAGGTTGTGAAGCCCAGGGACCCCAACTCCTAAGGCTCTGTTGTTAGGGCTGGAATTTGTTATTACTGTGATTACCGTGGCCGCTCTTTGTCACCGAGGAAGGGGGAGGTCGAGAAAGACAGCTTATTCAGGGCAATAGCTACAGAAGTCAGAACTCCAGGCCTTGGCTCTGCCTGTCCTGAAGGGGCTCTGGCAGGGGTGTAGCCCCTACCCCTGCCTCCTCGGCCCTCCCTGAGGCCGGGTTTTCTCCCAGCAGGAGACGAGGGTGCGCCTCCGCTCGGGGGCCCACGTGGGCGAGGGCCGGGTGGAGGTGCTCATGAACCGCCAGTGGGGCACGGTCTGCGACCACGGGTGGAACCTCATCTCCGCCAGCGTCGTGTGTCGTCAGCTCGGCTTCGGCTCTGCTCGGGAGGCCCTCTTTGGGGCCCAGCTGGGCCAAGGTGAGCgaggaggcctggggtggggtgggagagcctGGATGTGCCACCGATCCACCCACTGGTGGCCCTGGGGTGCCAGGGCCCAGGCCGGTTCTCCCCTCTGTGGAGGGGGAGCCGCAGGTGCGGGGCTGCAGAGCTGGAGCCTCCCatggcctctctccctcccttctgcaGCGCTGGGGCCCATCCACCTGAGTGAGGTGCGCTGCGGGGGATATGAGCGCACCCTCAGTGACTGCCCCTCCCTGGAAGGCTCCCAGAATGGTTGCCAGCATGACAATGATGCTGCCGTGAGATGCAACATCCCTAACTTGGGCTTCCAGGATCAGGTGAGCCCCGAGCTAGCCTGGGACACTGCTTGGAGCCAGTGGGGAGCGGTTCATGAGAGGCAGCTAGTGCTCTGGGCCCCAGAGCCTGCCTGGAGCCAGCCTGGAATGCCCTCTCCTCTGTGAGTCTCCCCTGGCCTGGCCTACTTCCCCTCAGGGCCAGGTTCTAGCCTTCAGAGACGTCAGAATATCAATGGGAATATCATGAATATCATGCATCTTCAGAATATCATGCATCTTCAGATGCATgggctctcccaccccaccctctcaGGTGCCCTGTGAAGTTGAGAGAGAAGGCGCCTAGGGCAGAGGGCCACAGGATGTCAGCACCTGGGAGTGGGGCACTGGGAGGCTGAGCGGGGTGGTCAGAGTTCAAGGGTCACGCTAACATGGACTGTGGGTAAGTCTCTCGCCTCAGACCTTggttctcttctgtaaaatggggtcagCTGTCCCATAGGGTCATTGTGAACGGGACGATAGATACGAAAGCCCTTGGCAATAGGCACATTGTCATCAGTGGTAGGATTTCAGGTAGCAGGAGGGCAAGTACCAGAATGGGAGCCCCGGGTGCAGGCACTCAGTCAGATTTCTCGAGCGGGCAGGGACATTAGGGACTATCTGATAAAACGGCCTCACTTTACAGAGGAGACTAAACCAGAGAAGGGGAGTGTCATGTCCAGGGCCGCAGGTTTCCAGGCCGGCAGCCCTCAGCTCTCCCCTCCTAAGGCGGCCCCGCCCCTCACACACCCCTGACCATTGCAGGTGCGCTTGGCCGGCGGACGCAGCCCCGAGGAGGGGGTGGTGGAGGTGCAGGTGGACGTGAACGGGGTCCAGCGCTGGGGGGCTGTGTGCAGCGACCACTGGGGCCTCAACGAAGCCATGGTGGCCTGCCGACAGCTTGGCCTGGGCTTTGCCAACCATGCCGTCAAGGTAGGTCCTTGCTGTGCTCCCAAACTTCCTGTGCTAAAGCTGCTGACCCTTCATTCGTTCACTCTACAGTTAATTATGAGTGAAACTATGTGCCAATATAATGCTGGGTGCTGGGATACTGTGGTGAACAGGACACAGTTCCTGCCTAACGGGGCAGTCCGTCGCCACATACAGTCAAGTAAGGGATGCAGTCATTCATAAAACGTTCACACAACAGGCACATAATTGTGTCTGTAGGAAAAATGAGTAGAAGTGAGCCAGACGAGGCGGGGGAGGAATAAGGAGCCCACGCAAAGACCTTGTGGCCGGAGAACGCCTGACTCTGTTGAGGAAATCAGGGGTCGGGGTGGAGTGCGGCTATCAAGAGGGAGTGGTGTGAAGTGCGAGGGTGAAGGAGGAGACGGGCCAGACCATTCAAAGCCTgcaatgcagatttttaaaagatttcttccttcctgttctGCAAACAGTTGGGGTGGAGATTAACATGAATACAGAGAAACACACTATTGCAGTAGCCCAGCTGAGAAAGGTGCTGGCTTGGACCGGGGGAAACAAGTGGATAGATTCGAAAGATatcaaggaaacaaaatcaagagGCCTGGGGCATGGCCGCCATGGAGAAACCTCTTCAACTTCGCCCACACTGGCCTGCCGGGCAATACTGGGCATACTTCACCCGGGAGAACTGGGCTCAACCCCGAGCACAACCGACCATCTAGGGTTGTATGAAGAACAGCTGGGGACATGGGACAGGCCTGAGTGAACAGGAAGGGAACAGGACCATCCTCTTCAAACAGCTGAGGGCCACCGTTGGGGAGAGTGATGGGAACAGGGCCAGCGGTGGAAGCCATAGCAGTGGATTTTTGCCTCAGTACATGGAAGACGTTTCTAATACCAGAGGGGTCCAAAGTAGCATCACTAAAGATTTCAGGCCAAGGCTGGGCACAGCCCGGTGTGGGTGGTCTGATGGGGTCCAAGCCTCAGATGGGAGTCAGGTGACTCTAAGAGCACGTCTCAGCCCTGACTGGGCGATGCTGGCTGTTTTCTTAGGACACCTGGTACTGGCAGGGGACGCCGGGGGCCGGAGAAGTGGTGATGAGCGGGGTGCACTGCTCAGGCACAGAGCTGGCCTTGCAGCAGTGTCAGAGGCACGGGCCGGTGCACTGCTCCCGCGGTGCAGGGCACTTCTCAGCCGGAGTCTCCTGCGCAGACAGTGAGTAATGGGAGGGGCCGGTGGGACAGGCCGGCCCGGGCTCCCCGAATTTTGCAAGCCCACACCTCCTGTCCTCAGGGAGGGACCTGAGTGCTGGTCCCAGCTCCAAGGCCAGCAGGGTTGGGGAGTGGAAGGAGGGCTGGATGCAGAACACCAGCTCCGCCATTTACCACGTGTGTGGCCAAATCACCTGCCACACGGGGATACAAACCCTGCCCTGCCCATCTCATGGagttactgtgagaattaaaacAGAGAATACGTGAAAATGTAAGGATACACGACAGCGTTTTCCAATTTTTGCGTCACGAccaatagtttaaaaaaacaggATAGAAAACAATGATGTGATACATTTAGTAAGGGTAATATTTTTCTCTTGGAATTATTTATGTGTGTCAcaacattaaatatatttcttactacAGTCTGTAGTAAGAAAAGAGTTTGAAAACTGTTGTAGAGGGTATGGAAATGTGAGGACACATGGGGCCTATGGTGAGCTGTGGGATTTACCCAAAAGACTTTAGGTCAAGACCATTTTGAGGCATCGGTCTGCCCCACACCCCCAGATTCTTGGGGTAGAAGTATCTGTTTGACATCTGCCAACTGGGTCTGGGCCAGGATAACCGTATCCAGTCCAAAGGCTGCAGGCTGCCACCAACATGAGTGGCCACCTGACCTTCTTCCCAGCCAGGCTTCAATGCCAAGACATCCTTAACTCTTGTCAGCGAGCTCTAGGGCTTCCTCTCTGTCCAGCGCAAACTGGAAGAGTGCCAGCCCTTACAGCACACCCTCCCCTGCAGGGTGATGGGGCTTCCCATTGGGCCTCCAGAATCAAGGCTCCCAGCACACTGGGGCCTGCTTCCCCGTCTCTCCCCTCCCAGGATCCTGTTCCCCTCTGTTCTACTGCCTGGAGTGGCAGCTCTTCTCCTGAATGCATTTGATGCTTCACAACAGCTGAGCACAGACAGCCGACCTGCCATCTCTGTGGtcatccccatttctcctctgtaatttttctcatttctttcttgcttttaccctctcttcttctctctgaaAGCACTCTTTTTCCCTCAGGAATTCTGGGGTTTGTCAGTGGGCATACCCTTAGCTCTCTCCAAAATATGCCTCAGGAATTCCAAGAGCATTTAGTGGTAGTACAGACACCATCCAGCAAACCAGCTCCCACCCTCGACACCTGTCCCCTGAAATAAACCTGGGTTCCCATCTCACCATCGTCAGTGCAAGGCTCACCCATATGATAGCTCTGCCCCAAATCTAAAGTGTAACCCAGTTTTTGCATGAACAAACATTGAGAATTGGCAAATTTCTCTCTTGACGTTACATGGCAAAAGCTGTGGATCTCCTCATTTCTGTACTGACATAGTGAGGGACAAcacgctggcttctgaggagggTAAGAGCCCCTGTGACAGGAAGGGAACGGGAGAGGCACTGAGCAGCTTATGGAGACACAGGCTCTAGCATGTTGGAGTCTTACCCACCAGAATGTCTACGATGCCTCAGAGGAGAATGCACAGGATGCCCTGGTATGAACACCCCTGATAGCAACCAGGGTAGAACAGGAACCTTGGAAGAAGCACAGGCTTAGGAACTGCAGCAGAATGCACCAGAACGGCAGAACCCAGGGGCAGGCTCAGAGCTTAACTCTTCCAGCTCTCcagccctctccctctgcccctcgcattgtgggaactgaggcccagagaaagagtGAGCTGAGGTAACAAGCTAGGGGTCAGCAGAGCTTACTGAGGGGTTATATGAGCTAGGCTACAGAGGCACTTATGGGCTGAGACGCATTCTACAAAAGAAATACTAGCTTACATCAACCGCATGCTTACCGTGGGCCAACCATGATCTAAGCACGTTACAGGTACTATCACACtaatattcttcttcttcttctccccatcatccagatgaggaaaatgaaagacaaaaggtTGAGCAAGTCACAGAGCTAGTTAATGGTGTAACTAAAAATCAAGCCAAGAgaggaacccaggcagtctggccccaAAGCCAGCAAGCTTAGGCTAAGGGGATAGATCTTTCCTGTTATTAGAACTCACATCTCCTGACTCCTGAACTGCCCTACTCTTCCGGCGCCTCCGAAAGAGCTTAGTCTGGAGGCAAGGCTGTCCCCCTAGGCCAGGGAGCCAAACCGGCTGCCTTCCTAGCCTCTGGGTCTCCACCATGCCCAGGTGCTGCAGACCTCGTGCTGAACGCCCAGCTAGTGCAGGAGACGGCCTACCTGGAGGACCGCCCGCTCAGCCAGCTGTACTGTGCCCATGAAGAGAACTGCCTCTCCCAGTCTGCTGACCGCATGGACTGGCCCTACGGACACCGGCGCCTCTTGCGCTTCTCCTCACAGATCCACAACCTGGGCCGGGCCGACTTCCGTCCCAAGACAGGACGCCACAGCTGGATTTGGCACCAGTGCCACAGGTTAGTGCCTGCTCAGGCCTCGGCTCTAGGGGGACAAAACCAGGGTCCAGGGAGCCAACCGGTCTGGTCTCTTCCGGGCAAGCCTTCCTGGGAGGGGCGTGCGCTCTGGGAAAGAGCCTTCCTTCCTAGACGCCTCGCTGGCCTTGCCTCCGGGCGGCAGTGAAGAATCTTAGGAGCATCAACCTGCGCTCTCCATCACTCCCTCGCCTGCCCAGGAGGTACCCACATGTCCATCTCCACCACAGTGTCCAACAGAGCAGTCCTTGCCAGCAGAGCTGGTCTCTGTTAGAATGATATTGGACAATTTTTCTGTTGGCCCTGAGGCCTTGTCTTTAAAAGCCAGGTGAAGTGGGGACTCCTAGAAACCTGGAGACCCAAAATAGCCATCCCATCCAGGATGCTGGCTGTGCAGAAAAAGCTTGCTGGTTTCTGCAGCAGCAAAGCGAGGCCCGCAAGGAAGAGCTGCTGGCGCTGCCAGGAGACAATGAGCGTTCTTTCCTATCAGGAGCCTCCAGCCCAGACAGAAGGGGAGATGATGTCTGTGACAAAGGCAGAACGGAGAAGGGTGGTTTTTTCCTTCAGGACACAGCCGTGGCTGGGGAAAGCTGAGAGGAACGGGCAGTGACTTTGGGACTTGGCCTTGCTGAGATAATAAGTACCTTTCCCGGCAGCATGAAGAGCTGTCATTAGAACTGGATTGGAAACTATGGTAGCAATTTGGGCCCAGGCTGGCAGGGAGCAGAGGAAGCATCCCTCCTCACTCAGCAACCCCGCTCCTGGGCTGCTCCCTGCACGTGTCTCTTCTTTCCACCTGCAGGCCTCAGGCCTTGTGGCCAGGCAGTCTCCTGGAGCTTTTACCTCTTC
Coding sequences within:
- the LOXL4 gene encoding lysyl oxidase homolog 4, with the translated sequence MWSLPAAFPLPLLLLLLGQTPPSRPQSLSTMKLRLVGPGSRPEEGRLEVLHQGQWGTVCDDDFALQEATVACRQLGFEAALTWAHSAKYGPGEGPIWLDNVHCVGTESSLDQCRSNGWGVSDCSHSEDVGVVCHPQRQRGYLSERVSNALGPQGRRLEEVRLKPILASAKRQSLVTEGAVEVKYEGHWRQVCDQGWTRNNSRVVCGMLGFPSEAPVVSHYYRKVWNSKMKDPKSRLKSLTKKNSFWIHRVNCLGTEPHMANCQVQVAPAQGKLRPACPGGMHAVVSCVAGPRFRPLKAKPGRKESWAEETRVRLRSGAHVGEGRVEVLMNRQWGTVCDHGWNLISASVVCRQLGFGSAREALFGAQLGQALGPIHLSEVRCGGYERTLSDCPSLEGSQNGCQHDNDAAVRCNIPNLGFQDQVRLAGGRSPEEGVVEVQVDVNGVQRWGAVCSDHWGLNEAMVACRQLGLGFANHAVKDTWYWQGTPGAGEVVMSGVHCSGTELALQQCQRHGPVHCSRGAGHFSAGVSCADSAADLVLNAQLVQETAYLEDRPLSQLYCAHEENCLSQSADRMDWPYGHRRLLRFSSQIHNLGRADFRPKTGRHSWIWHQCHRHYHSIEVLTHYDLLTLNGSKVAEGHKASFCLEDTNCPKGMQRRYACANFGEQGVTVGCWDTYRHDIDCQWVDITDVGPGDYIFQVVVNPKLEVAESDFSNNVMRCRCKYDGQRVWLHDCHTGDSYRANTELSLEQERLRNNLI